In Miscanthus floridulus cultivar M001 chromosome 8, ASM1932011v1, whole genome shotgun sequence, the sequence GATGACATATGCActgaagttgaagaacaagaatcaataaaagaaacaaaaaatggACTCTGAGAATGAACAGGCAGGATTGCACTGAAGTCTTAATGATGATGACATATGCACTGAAGTTGATGACATATGCTCGTCTTAATGATGATGACATATGCactgaagtcacatctcatatactcagttttagttctactgagtctaaaacctttggactccaaagtctcccgccataacttcaGTTTCTGATTCAAAGTCTCAAAAACAGGAAAAAAAGAGAACCATGAATCGCTAAATGTACTTAATGTTTGTCACCATTTTTTTAAACAAAGAAATAAAAACTGCTAGTAGAAGATTTAGTAGTACCAAGGCTGATGCAAGATTTATTACATGTCTTTGAGTTGGCAGCAAGTTCATGCACTGTACTTATTTTCAATTCTACAGGGCCTGTCTTGCAATTATGGATTGGATGACCTACCATGTCTcattatttttgaatttttttgtaCAGTTTTTGTACCATCCTAGATTCTCGAAAATTGTTGTTTCAATATTTGCAGTTAGAATTGACACGCACAAATGTTTGTAATAACCTGGTCCAAACATTGGTTAGCTGGAACAAATGAGTGTGCATTGGGTGAGAGGTGGGGATCAACCCAATCCCCCCttgtttctgcggctgataagtcggctggtgctattttgttgtgagaaaaaaacactgtaccatgactgataagccggactgataagttcaaacgaacaggctgcctcAGTAATATGTATGGAGTGAAGAGGAGTGGATATGATGCAGTGAAGAATTTCCACCGAGCGCACACTTCTTTCAGATTCCTGCTCAGCCACCTCTCTGCTATGCTCTCCTTCGCCAGTGCCGACGCCTCCGCCCGCGTCCCTCCACTTCCGGGTCTACGCCTCCACCTCTGCCCGCGGCTCCTTCCTCTGGTCTGTGCCTGGCCACCTCTCTCTGGGTCTCCCTCGTCAGCGCCCACACCTCCACCCACGCCTCCACCCCCACCAGCAGCTCCGCCCATGCCTACAGTTCCGCAAGCAGCTCCTCCGCACCCTACACCTCTGCCCACAACTCCTCCTGTGCCTCCCCTGCCGGGACCCCTGCAGCTCCGCCCTCTCAGGGCCTCTGCAATCCTGCAGTGGCATCTCCCTCCACGACGCCTGGGGACGGACACCTCAAGCTGCAAGATGAGCCACCACTCTTACTCTGAAAGTTGGTGTCTGTGTCTACTACTCTATTGTTGTGTTACGACTATAATTTGTGGTGAATTTGCGCGGCTGTTGAGAGGATGCTCAACGCCGAGCAACTATTGAAGTCTATTTACCTGTAGATGAAGTTGTCTCAGGAGGGGCTAGGGGGTAATTCGGCCTCAGCATTGTCGGCTGCTCCAACTAAAGCATATCTAATCTCTAATAGCTAAGCCATAGCTGAATTGCCGCTAGATCTTGCTGCCATGGCTGAATATACTAAGAGGAAGGCAATATCATCAGATCTTGGATTAAACTATGGGTTTTAGCCAGACATAGGGCCAATGTATTTTTTGCAAAAAGATTGTCCCTTCAGGCATTAAAAGATTCAAGCAACACCTTACTGGGGGTATATACTGATGCAGAGAAATATCCTAGAGCCCCTGCAATAGTTAGGCATGAGAATGTATGCTTACTTGGTCTTAGTCAAAGACTCAGTTACCTATGGACACTGTGGTGGAGGCAGGAACAGAAGGTGAACATGGGGATGGTGTAACAGTTCAAGGTGGAGGTGGTGCTTCTGCTGCTGGTGAAAATGAACCAAGTGATGGGACAAATGAACAGGCTGCAAAGCAAGTTCCAAGTTCTGGGACAAAGTCAAAGCAAGCGAAAAAGATAGCTGAAGGATCAATCACTAACTTTGTGGTTTCTGCTCCACCAAAACCTCAAACAGAGAAGCATTCCAAGTCAGTGAGTTCTTTGCTTTGCAAGAATCCAGAAGTAGTTGCAGAAAGACATAAATCTAAGATGTCGCAGGCTCTTAAGTACTCCACAAAGACCAAGGAAGCAAAACGAATAGTAGATGATCATGTGGCTGAATTTTTTTTTATGAGAAAGCAATACCATTCAATGTCATTAACTCAAGAAGTTGGGAGATTTTGGTTGAATCCATTGGGCAAGTTCAAGATATTGATATTGTTAATGTGAGCAAGTTCTTTTTACTTTTAGCATTGCTGAATGCTGAAGTTTTCTTATTTTGTACACAATAACCTTAGTATGATCTGACATAATCATAGAACCATATCCCACCAGACCTTTTATAGATTTTACCGGCCCATTCGGTAGTGATTTATTGCAGCCGGAACGGCTGCAGCTGCAAGCTTTTGTGCTGGTGTCTACAGTAGTTTGTTCCTTGGCTAttgcagctgcagcagcagcacagcCACAGCAAGGCTTACTGAACATTTACATTTGGACTGTACATATAATGCATATGGACTGACAGGTTTCATTTTTGTTTGAACACCACATATGACACAGGTAGAGCTTTCTAGAAACAATACACATCAGCTTATTCAATGGCTTAACTTCTTCTCTGTAACTTCCTTGCAGGCACCAAATAGAGGAGGCAAGCTGCCAGGTGACTTTTGTAGATGCACAACATTGGTGGAATGCAAATGAACAATGTTGAGGCATAAACGTGCATAGCACTGATGTTCAGATAGTTCAGAGTTTGCTCATAAatctaaaacaagcactttctagacttctttttcttttaaaTCATGTGGGTGGTTTAATAACATGTGTTTGAGAAAATGTCAGAGTGCTCGAAAAATTATGATGCTcttgtagcaacgcacgggcaactGCTAGTCAAGTATTAAGTACATTCTTACCTCAGGAATTGAGCCACCAATGAATAGATAGTGATTCCTTTGGTGGTCACACGGATCCAATGCTAGTATCTTCGTCCGCCTACAAATCAATCCAAGATCTTTCTCCCTTGCTAACACACAAGCTTCACTACCAAACTCAAGCTCAGGTTCCAATGATGCAACTTGTAACTTTGAAGCTCCCATAACCTTAAAAAAGGCAACTTCATAATGTTTGCTGAAGTACAATAATGTCAGATCAGAAGTGGTTCCATCTAACAGGTGAGCAGTCACCTGAAAAAAAAAGATGTAAGCAATTAAGCAAACAACGCTAGCCTAAGATTAGACATGTCAACATAAAGAACAACGGAATATCGACCAAAAATCCAAGAACTAACGGAATATCGACCAGATATCCAAGAACTTATTTACCTTGGCATTGGGAACGTAAACATTGTTATCCTCCCAATCATCTAATGATACCTTTGAGGCTATAATCTGAGATGAAGTGACAACAATAGCAGATTTATCGCTTTCATCCCACTCAAAGATAGTACCATTACAGCTATTGATCTCTTTGCCATCTGCAAATTAATACAAAGTAAAAAAAACTCAACTAATATAACAAAATATGGATTTGCATCTATTAATTAACAAACTAAATAAGAGAGACATTAGTAATACCATGAGAGGAAGAAAGACGCAGCACAGACTCGGCCAcatctagaattgcattcttctgCTTCAGATTATCCCAATCAGTTATATTTCGGCCATAATTACATTGTTTAAGTGTGGGTAGCTGTTGTTGCCGAGCTACAAATATTACAAGAGCATGCATCAGAACCGTATATAAACTCGACAAAAAAACAATTAAATAGACATGTAGATGTAAAAGAACGAAAGAAAAATAACTGTTGGATTAGGTATAGGGAGAGAAAAAGAAGCTCACAAACCTAATTTCTTGTTGTACTTGTGAAGATCTTTGTGATAGGCATCCACAACCTCTTGGTCTGAGTTGTACTCATACACTATTTCCCCATTGCTAGTTGTTTTTTCCACGAGTAGAGACTTGGGGCGACGGAGTGGAGAGCTATAGTCAGAGGAATCGGTATCCTTCAAACCTGTGAAGCAAATTTGATTAGGAGTATATATCATGAATACCTTGTTCAAACTCTAAATAGCCAATTCATACAATATCTcaaaatttgactaaatttataaatTACTCATTGTTCTGACCCTATCCTTTAATttatataattaattaaatacGAATATACAATAAACAAATACAATGCGGATATCTATAACAAAAAATCCAAGAAAGTTTATTTGGGTGGCCAGGATGAATTCTGTCTTTAACTGATAAAAAACAGACAAATAGATTTCCGTCCAGGCTAAACCTATCTGGACGGCAGCACTGTTTTGGTGACTAAACCTAAACCCTATCTGGACAGCAGCACTGAATTGGTGACTAGTCCTAAACCctatctggacagcagcacagtTTTGGTGACTAGTCCTAAACCCTATCTGGACAACAGCACTGTTTTGGTGACAGTCCTAAACCACTAATATGATCATGATCATAACGAAACTAGAACCATTTGAATCATATTGATGAAAGCTAACACTTCCTTGTTGACGAAATACTAAACTATCAATTCCAAATCAAAAAGAGAAATTCATCAGTGTAACCAACCTTAACAACACGAATTTGAGAATAATTCGAAAAGTTTCACAAAATCCTAACCTTTACCATTATTCCTTTGAGGAGAGAGGGAAGGATCAGTGTTCTTCTCCAAAGAAGCAGGTGGGGGCGATGATTTGGCAGCCGTCCTCCGACTcttcgtcttcctcttcttcttcttcttattcttattcttcttcttcttctcagttCCCTCTTGCATGTCAGGCGGTGCATCGCGTTTCTTTGAGCGGACGGCAGTGGAAGCCGCTTCCGGAGCGTCTCCGGAACTAGTAGGGATGGCGATCCCCGTACCATTCTTCCTTGCCTCACTATCGCTTTCTCCATCCAGATCCATCGTCGCCGCGGCCTACACCAGCGCGAAGGCGAGGCGGAGTGCAGGCGCGACGGTGGAGTGCAGGCACGACGGCGCGAGGCGGAGGCGGACCACGGGCTGCGCGGCCGCGGCGAAGAGGAAAGGGCGCGGGGGGACCGGCGCGACTGGAGAGGAGTAGGAAAGGGCGCCGGCGGAGAGCGGCCGAGCAGCGCGCGGAGGTCGTCCTGGCGGCGATGGAGATCGGGATGGGAAGGAGAGAAGAGGAGCGGTGGGTGCGGTTCGGACGAGGGGACGGGGAGAGAGCAATTTAGAAGAAAGAGAGGAGGCGgactgtctccaacaaggaaGCTAAATACGACACATTGGGTTAGGCTCAGAAAAAGATCATGCACCCATGCAAAAAGCAGAGCCCATCCCGAAGCTAAGGCTACCTCGCCCGCCTGGCCTCGACGTTCACCTGCGCCACGGCCTCCACGTGGGCGCCTCCACCTCGTGGAAGTAGGCGGTGCACGGGTACGTCGTGCCGGCGTTGTTGACGAGAACGCCCACGTCGCGGTCCTCCACGACGGCCACCACCCTCGCCAACTCACGCCGCGCGTCGTCTCCGGTGACGGCGAGGTCGAACGCCACGCTCCGCACCttgcacgacggcgacggcgcggcgGCCAGGACCTCCTTCGCTACCAACGCCGACACGGCCTCATCGGTGACGGTGTCCACGGGGAACACGGTGCCGgtggtgtaacacctctggtgttacgatcttgtttagcaccgcaatttaggcctaagaaaaatttttgaATCAAGTTTTCTcggattttaatttaaaacgtacttgaggcgataagcgaatcctatgtgatTTAGTTTCGTGGATTCAAATCAACGCTAAgtcaaattactcagtgcgtaaagatatttagaaaTATCGAACGACGATTCTAGCGAAcggttcgttctattagattaagcatgaaaaacaacgtttataaataaaataaaatacattaataaatagaacgatatacatatatatatatatatatatatatatatatatatagcttttgaatcaaatttaaattcgagctttgctGAAATTTTTCTGTGCCTAGACATTCTAAATtatctaaattagtaaaccgttatatatatatatatatatatatatatatatatatatatatatatatatatatatatatatatatatatatatatatatatatatacacacacacacatgttaCGACGGTACTCTAAAACAAAGAATTAGAAGAAAGGGCAACATATACTTTGTAGCGACTGACTGTATAAGTTGACTGACTGTTCCTCGATATTTCTTTTCTCCGCTCGTCTGCTTGTTGGTTACTGCTGTCGTACTGGATGTTGCTTCCTCGCGACCTCGCGCGCATGGGCCTATCGGCCTGGCTGCGCTGGCTGCTTGCTTCGATTTGATGCATCGCGCAATCCTTCCTTGTTTGTTCGCCTACTGCGCCACGTGCTCGTGGTCGCTGCCGGTCGGTCTGCTCCGCTAACAGTTAGCGAGCTCGCTCTCAGCTCCTTCGCGTGCTCGGCCGAACCTCTGGTTTTCCTCTCGTTCTATTTCTGCGTCTGCGGTCTTGTCTTGCCTGCCTCCGTCCTTGCTTGTCTTGAATTCAACCTTTTTCATCTCCGCGGTGCACGCCTTGCTCGTGCAGATAGCGCTGCCTCCCTCGCGAGCGCGCGTCGCGCCCCCGGCCCGTGCTGGTCTGCTGCCGCAGCACGTGCCTTGGCCGCGCCTGCCGTGCTCTGCCCAGTGTCCGCACCACCATTGCGCCCTGTGCCCGCCATCGCCCGGCCACCGCGCGTGAGAGCGCGCGTGTCTCCGTCTTTGATgatattcttaggagctatataattaatttgggaCACTTaatatgataaaaatataaatttataggaattgttgtgataaatcggtgatagtgttgaatctgaaatttttacagtacgctcttagcaatattaggtactcgtggtaatttttttagctccagaataatcagtTTGCTAGGTAGCTAATAATGCTCTATCTCGAATAATTGTTAAATCGATAGAACGAAATAAAGAAACCcattgggtttatataactaaaataatcattgagaaataacgtcttattcgacaacatggatatatagcctaagtacgatcgtcgttagagctatctcgttagcttatgaggcgtgatcggatttctaagcattttggctgtcgttgattatttatatctacgcatttgcatcaatgcatattatataggtacgatgatgaatcaacggatcaattgaaggatgattgtgaatccgaagatggtgtaatggtattctctccagaagatgatgcaatgggctttctatccagatAATGGTGTAGGatttgaagatgcagatactaacttcttaatatatatcttacccaggcaagccccggtgcataacccctacttttccacagtttaaattatatttgtgcattaagttttaaagagttgaatgaaacccacttgcatatatatctttatcctatgagtcttactagcatgacaggatcgtgtagaatgctatgctacaggactccggtagaagtcgagtgattgactgtcactcgcgagagatagaaaatatattactgtattattatcatttggaaaatataaatagtggaaaggaaaatggtgaccggacagggatatggtttgggtattggtgggtgtaagaggttgtgtcgtcgtGGACGTGGGGCATAGCTTGATTACACTGCTTTTcctatctggtcggttaaggaccgatcgttgtataagtcatcgaggcaagtcacagacttattatcccgagcacatacttggataTGGATGCTTGGAAGACTTATCGCTCTCTTGTTGCGgaccggctctttctggaccgactgtcagggttttattttggtggaggaggtccttgcagcgcactgagtccgggactcaggggcgggggcttggaatcccaatttggatggggacctggacacccgggacagaagagtgatgggttggtcctgcttgtgccttgggtataagcggggcgtgtgttttcagggtacccagctgggggcattgattcgcgaatcgccaggcaatctggtacggcttgtttcatgcctagcaccatagtaagaactgaagatgaaagatggaaggtgaaaaaaggaaatctgattgcttaccacctgcttgaaagtagcacaggtgcttacatagaatggttagttaatgaaccaatgcagctattaataaaaatcgaatataaggacgcatgcttagtaatgcttcctacaaatgcaataaacccacaagccagatagccttgcatatccttggagtcttttcttttctcctgtcgggtaagtcttgctgagtacaattgagtactcagggttttattccccctgttgcaggtgacaggtggatgctaaagctgaccattgtgtgtggatacctcctggtgggctcagcgaggatttccttacgctgcgatcgtagtttttatttgtaactcttactaaatgtttttttataaaagaaagttttataatatgttgtcctaGTTATTTACCAATGCTCCATCATGTCATAAATAGATGTTtaattccgctgtaactctgttcacatgcttatattctgttgtttacttaaattgttcataaacTCTAATaagatgattacattccgctgttatacaataactattatactatgatgttgtatttaaagtgatgtaaaaaatggttaagaatgttgtaagctttattctctcatttgtgatcctgatggcaaaaatgtggatttttgggttctcccctagggtgtgctcgacggaaccaagtaatttagtgttctcccttgggtgcttagtgtctaatggaaggcaagcactcctaggaggcattggattagatggttctgccacaggtgatatcagagcgcaaatgagaaaataaggcttcgaaaaccttttccaaactaaaatttgacaacccatttttgcaaaaagttaggacgtttttatgcgaagttatataagtagccctattactatagttatgtatccaggatagatggcactttgctgacttagataggattaatcaagtttctgtaggtacactgacccgagcatagtccgatagtaccgactagctacagggagagaacgatgtgctaaaaatctaagaacggttgtcctatatgttggcaatagtggaaggacgtataggacgtgcattcatgcatatcctgtttgtgcattgtagagCTCATATTGCTGATACTCCCTCCCTAGGTGTCTCACGTgttgtattgtgcacgactggctCATTTCTGTTTTAGAGTTAGGtttgcactatggcttcgtgctccgtgttcgcccgtggttcacgccggtcgtgacccacgtctctccgtaccccttttctatgctcttATCGAATctttgccctgcagtcgtactagtcagtaatggcatcgcacatcgctcgcctcgaacacgcggaatttggtcgattcatcatAGTGATCCCACGCAGGAACACTGGTGGACCATGTACGGACCACTGAACGcttcgcctttataagtagagcctggcttagccattgataccatcactcggtgcactttagctcgcctagcttttcctttgagcccgCCTTTCTttttgctcagccttccttgcaaccaccgctagagatggcaggagcctaggtgagtacctattgcctgaacattgagggttttcctagaatcctgcatgccaccctacaaaagcttggagtcaaagatcatcccgagtatgagggccgtgagtatgagaagcatggcaccgagcgatgtgaggttaccatctacatcgggaagagtgaggagttccccgacctcactgaagcatGGAGtttgaccgcaaccgggttttgcttcgtcgacacctaccaggttgtggcccacaaagccttgcggtacctctgccagatctatgaggagcccattgtctatacccccatgtggttctttccacctttggataggaatcggcgtgcatggagggctcgcatggaggctctGCAAGGgcgagatgtgcaagaggacagtcctaccgtggtgcacttgaccacgtacctgcttgctctagatgagcagtatgaccaacaagccttggagctgagggtgtgccttcggcgcgccgaggaagtcgagatcttcaaccggatgctccaggtgcaacttgccgaagcacatgccagtgctgcagctgctgagagctaggagactgccatgttggaagctctgaaggaggctaaagacCGACATGTTCATCAACTGCGTGCGGCCTAtattgtcactagggccaagtggAGGATGCTGGctactgaaaggcaggatgcctcgATCttagaagggatccctatccacctgccagaaagaagaagaactggtgttgtagcaccgccagcacctccaccctcggaagtgtcagaagtcgagcccttgattcctctcactcagccattgccacgagaagatgtagattagttgccttgggatgctgtacctgtagtagtagtgtttttcatcACTGTCCTCTGGTATTGTATTCTTACCATTGTTGTtggtccatagttgttgagatcatctaccagtagggaaggtgaatgctgtgtcgtgaatgggagcctaaatgcccatacgttgtacccgtataagactgttggaatatgcattttgtttatttcacTATGTTTATTGCGTTGATCCACTTTAAgtttcgttagatgtgcttaaagttttcaagggcaaTGTTAGGTggattacaagagaagttaccattcagatgctagcagatcagccgtgattggataatataggatactgtatcgactaattatggatgtcccagcagaacacttggaTCTCTTTAAAATAAATAcaccgttggatttgaattccttgtgaAGGGAACCCATGTTGTTGtttttttcccttgcaatactcctcttattctgtggtctatgaccccaccgccttcatggcgtgtaaattggtagtagttgcctggttaatagtgTATGGTGTCAtgacgaaaccgagggcccctatggaacagctaccacatggtgacgctgctcggcacgcgctggtattgagattgttgaccaagtacctatatcaagttacaccaccgtaccgttttgttttaaaattttctccttgaaaatattcgggtgttcaaacgggaaatctacaacgggttgatgcagaagtgttctctcaaggtaaacaagagatggttttggaggaagaaagtatgacatggtctcagtccacatgaaagacggatgtggttaaGTAAAGGAAAgagaaaagaagagtagtaaggaaagttagcctcaAGTAGTCGGGAGTAATAGAAAAGTCTGAGTGGACATCATAtcccaagccctgtgcttagttgaccacGCTATGCATGCTAGGTTATTTTGCTACGTGCCCTACGAATGTTGTCTGTATCGGGCCCTTATCACCCCATTTTCGCGTGGCCGCGGCATCATGCCACACTcaccgtctttgtgcactgtgcgtttctccttttcctagcatctaGTTGGCTCTTGACTCTCGCACCTCATCCCCATACTAGgccccccttccctctccttctttcttcttttggtgacacgaccgcctgcacacctgcctcgtcgagcggaccccctaCTCTCCATTATTTTCCCCTCCACCGCTCGCGCAAGAAGCACACCATGTCTTCGACCTTATCTCCATAGCCTGCaccatctgtgtatcccatcctcgCCGCATCTGCTTCTGGTGTTGCGCCCCACCCCCGTTCGCCTCTATAAAATACCCTTGATCCTTGCTTTTTTCTTCGTCCCCATTCTCCTCGCATCTAGAGtagagctatgagatccagtcgacattgtgaagctaggttcgttagTCTAaagtgatggtgtaatctgaggagaagaaaggatctggctcatcgaagaagttcaagttcccttttgggtagtcaatcttagggttcatgatgttttacttctcagtagactgtttctagatctgttggtgctacgccatattttggataattatcttcttgttgtttctccattgtcctcgtctatctcgacttctggagtagGTCTTGGTTGTACCAGGTTGCCCTTAACCATGTATTCCTAGATcctcgtgtggtttagtattcgaactcgtgtaatctttcgtgtaatccctgatctccAGAATATAATCATGTTTTccccttgaaagcatctaggcccctagttgggtttcggttattaatgacaacacaagattactatgactaacgtgtgttttgcagaggcaattaagttaggtcatggtaatggagatcaattgggcaatcaaggtggtcatgccccttaaagatggcaacggggaattccccgccggaggttgcctccccatccccgtccccgcggggagAAAAAATCCCTGTCCCTGTCCCCGCCAAAGCTCACGGGGACGATTTCTCCCCCATCCCCGCCCCCGCGAGGGGAAAAATCCCCgtcggggatccccgtccccgcatttgttcatcaccattcaggttaattcatcatcattcacatgagttcatcgacacaatattagagtacaccacgaatcacaatccaaaaatagctaaatagcaagaagcaggatattaatcatcacaaaggtgtagaactagggttattgctgttatatatactcagaagacattgggccttcgtgggctggttgggccatcaggaaagagagcaaatcctgtatataaacggggcggggatgcgggtatcggggacggggaatgctcccccagacccgtccccgccaaacccgacgggggacgttttctccccgtttagatccccgtgggggcatatttgactctatccccgtcccctaataggggaattccccgcagggaatcggggatcgggtccccgttgccatctgcccctacgatggaaatcatttcggttttcaaaggatggacgacaaggttaaggatgactagttttaagggtcgattggagttggagacacttagagtagtttaggactttgttttcctttggccgtactattaagggggtatggacgtgtagcttgacctaggtgagtctagtaagttaggtgtggtgcacacttgctaagtctagcactaggtagctccaacaaAGCCCTTAGATcgtatggagcaaacttcattcatatatgatcaagagttagaagtgaatggagggtcaagtactgaccgaacgctggcttcggtgtgaccggacgctggccgcagggtccggtcaattcatttgaccaaggagattgcgttcggtgtgatcggacgctgagtggtcgagtgaccggatgctgtggaccagcgtctggtcaactctagtaaggttctagagaaagAAATCTATGatgggacgcgtccggtcagtactgaccgcaccctaggggttcagcgtccggtcaagtaaagtaag encodes:
- the LOC136478250 gene encoding uncharacterized protein isoform X2, giving the protein MDLDGESDSEARKNGTGIAIPTSSGDAPEAASTAVRSKKRDAPPDMQEGTEKKKKNKNKKKKKRKTKSRRTAAKSSPPPASLEKNTDPSLSPQRNNGKGLKDTDSSDYSSPLRRPKSLLVEKTTSNGEIVYEYNSDQEVVDAYHKDLHKYNKKLARQQQLPTLKQCNYGRNITDWDNLKQKNAILDVAESVLRLSSSHDGKEINSCNGTIFEWDESDKSAIVVTSSQIIASKVSLDDWEDNNVYVPNAKVTAHLLDGTTSDLTLLYFSKHYEVAFFKVMGASKLQVASLEPELEFGSEACVLAREKDLGLICRRTKILALDPCDHQRNHYLFIGGSIPECICHHH
- the LOC136478250 gene encoding uncharacterized protein isoform X1, which produces MDLDGESDSEARKNGTGIAIPTSSGDAPEAASTAVRSKKRDAPPDMQEGTEKKKKNKNKKKKKRKTKSRRTAAKSSPPPASLEKNTDPSLSPQRNNGKGLKDTDSSDYSSPLRRPKSLLVEKTTSNGEIVYEYNSDQEVVDAYHKDLHKYNKKLARQQQLPTLKQCNYGRNITDWDNLKQKNAILDVAESVLRLSSSHDGKEINSCNGTIFEWDESDKSAIVVTSSQIIASKVSLDDWEDNNVYVPNAKVTAHLLDGTTSDLTLLYFSKHYEVAFFKVMGASKLQVASLEPELEFGSEACVLAREKDLGLICRRTKILALDPCDHQRNHYLFIGGSIPEVRMYLILD
- the LOC136478250 gene encoding uncharacterized protein isoform X4; this encodes MDLDGESDSEARKNGTGIAIPTSSGDAPEAASTAVRSKKRDAPPDMQEGTEKKKKNKNKKKKKRKTKSRRTAAKSSPPPASLEKNTDPSLSPQRNNGKGLKDTDSSDYSSPLRRPKSLLVEKTTSNGEIVYEYNSDQEVVDAYHKDLHKYNKKLARQQQLPTLKQCNYGRNITDWDNLKQKNAILDVAESVLRLSSSHDGKEINSCNGTIFEWDESDKSAIVVTSSQIIASKVSLDDWEDNNVYVPNAKVTAHLLDGTTSDLTLLYFSKHYEVAFFKVMGASKLQVASLEPELEFGSEACVLAREKDLGLICRRTKILALDPCDHQRNHYLFIGGSIPEVAMPP
- the LOC136478250 gene encoding uncharacterized protein isoform X3, which translates into the protein MDLDGESDSEARKNGTGIAIPTSSGDAPEAASTAVRSKKRDAPPDMQEGTEKKKKNKNKKKKKRKTKSRRTAAKSSPPPASLEKNTDPSLSPQRNNGLKDTDSSDYSSPLRRPKSLLVEKTTSNGEIVYEYNSDQEVVDAYHKDLHKYNKKLARQQQLPTLKQCNYGRNITDWDNLKQKNAILDVAESVLRLSSSHDGKEINSCNGTIFEWDESDKSAIVVTSSQIIASKVSLDDWEDNNVYVPNAKVTAHLLDGTTSDLTLLYFSKHYEVAFFKVMGASKLQVASLEPELEFGSEACVLAREKDLGLICRRTKILALDPCDHQRNHYLFIGGSIPEVRMYLILD